The Sulfurospirillum deleyianum DSM 6946 nucleotide sequence CAATCATCCCCATATGCATGAACTCAGTGATGCTGATTTGAAAAAAGATTTTGAAGTGGGTCTTGAACTTTTTGAAAAACACTTAGGTATGAAGCCACGCTATTTCTCTTACCCCTTTGGAGAGTTTTCACCCAGAGTCAAAGCCATCGCTTCCTCCTATGGATTTGAAGCCATTGTCAATCAAAACATGGGAGCCGTTGCCTCTTTTAGCGACCCTATGGATTTGGATCGTTCCGCCTTGGTTGGTAAAAGTGATTTGGCAGGATTTTTAAAATACAAAGCCCTTGAGGCGACGTGGATTGAGCCTTTAACGCTGATGGAAAACGGTGCGCTAACATCTTTACATGTAAAGACACAAACCTCTGCATCCAAAGGAGGTATTTATATCAGTGGATATGGGTATGAAGCCTTAAATCTCAGTGAGGGTGTTTTTCAGACAAATATCAATAAAATAGCCATCAAAGAGCGTACACGGGTGATGATCTCCGTGGGCAATAAAATTTCAACGAAACTACTTGTAAAGGATAATTATGGAACTAAATAAAGTCTATGCTGACCAAAAAGAGCATATGGAAAAATGTATTGCGGCACTCAAACGTGACTTTACAACCATTCGTAGCGGTAAGGTCTCTATCTCTATTTTAGACAATATTCATGTGGATTACTATGGAACACCCACCGCTTTAAATCAAGTCGCAACCATCTTGGCAACCGATGCAACAACCATCACGATTACCCCGTGGGAAAAGAAAATGCTTAGGGAGATTGAAAAGGCGATTATGCAAGCCAATATCGGCGTCAATCCTAACAATGATGGTGAAAGTGTAAAACTATTTTTCCCTCCAATGACCACAGAACAAAGAAAAGAGAGCGCAAAACAAGCTAAAGCAATGGGCGATAAAGCAAAAATCGCTATTCGAAATGTGCGCAAAGATGCCAACGACCAAGTCAAAAAATTGGAAAAAGATAAACTGATTACGGAAGACCAATCAAAAAAAGGACAAGATGAAGTCCAAAAAATTACCGATGCAACCGTTACAAAAGTCGATGATTTGGTCAAAGAAAAAGAAGCAGAAGTACTTAAAATTTAAGGGGTTTTGAATGGACGTAGCACAGATATACAAAGATGCCAATGCCCTTTTAGAAGGACATTTTCTCCTTAGCAGTGGTAAGCACTCCCGTTATTACCTACAAAGCGCTAAAGTACTTGAAGATCCAAAAGTGGCTGAAACATTAGCCATAGCCTTAGCCAAAATGATTCAAGCGCATGGTATCGAAATAGACACCATCTGCTCTCCAGCACTTGGGGGCGTTTTAGCAGGGTATGAGTTAGCACGTGCCCTTGGAAAACGCTTTATCTTTGCAGAACGTGTGAATGGTGAGATGACCATTCGCCGTGGCTTTGAAGTTAAAAAGGGCGAGAAAATTCTTGTTTGTGAAGATATTATCACCACAGGCGGTTCTGCCCTTGAAGCAGCCAAAGTAGCCCAGAGTATGGGTGGAGAGATTGTCGGTTTTGCAGCCCTTGCTAACCGTGGTTTTTGCAAGAGAATCGGAAGCGATGTGAGTGCAAAACCTACCTGTAAACTTCCCAATGATGCCCCATTTTTTGCATTGGCAGATTTTGAATTTGACATTTATGAGCCAAATGAGTGCCCTTTATGTAAAGAAGGCAGTGTGGCTTATAAACCAGGCAGTAGAGGAAATTAAGAGCCTATGCGATGGAGAGAGAGCAAAAAAGGCATTAAAAAAGAGATGCCAAACAAAGCGCCTCTTTATCGCATTGCACCCTTTTCCAGACGTTTAAAAGCCTTTATTGTTGACTCTTTTATGCTCTTGATGCCTATCTTATACATTGTTTTTTACCTTGTTTTTGGTTCACGAGAAGGCTTTGCAGAACACATGGTTGAAGGGTGGGTGCTTATTTTACTTTCTTATGGCGTTCTGAGCACCCTCTTTTTGGTACGCAAGGGACAAACACCTGGGTATAAAGCCTATGAAATAGAACTTAAAGAGCTTTCTTCCCTCAAAACACCTTCATGGCAACGTATTCTTTTACGTTATAGTGTGATGGTTATAACTACCGCTACTCTTTTTGGGCTGCTCGTACCCCTTTTTCGTAAAGATAAACAAGCTTTGTATGATCTTCTAAGCCGTACCGCACCCTTTTGCAAATGATTTTTTTTAAAATCTCAAGCTTTTTCTTTTTCTACTTTGTTGTCACGGGTGTCTATGTTATTTTTATGCCTAAAATTCTTCAGATGCTAGGTTATAGTGCTTTGCAAATTGGAATTATTTTTGCCCTTGCGCCACTGATGCGTTTTATTGTCCCTTTTTTCTTTCTCAAACATTTTAAACTCACACAAAAAACCTTTTATATAGCACTGATAGGTGCTATGATTGCTGTTTTGCTCTTTTATAGTAGCATCCACAATTTTTACTTTTTTATGTTACCCAATATGCTTCTTGGTGCGTGTTTAGGACTCATTTTACCCTATATTGAAACCTATGCGATGGAACATCTGCAAAAAGAACGTTACGGTAAATCACGCCTTTTTGGCTCAATAGGCTTTATGCTGATTGCTATTATTCTTGCGCGGCATTTAGATGATTATGCCAATGGCTTGCATTATCTTCTTTTTGCTATTGGATTGACTGCATTTTTTGCGTTTTGGCTCACATACAATAACCCAAATTTCACCCCTTCTTCAGAAGAAAATGAACCTTTTAACCTTTTACATGTAAGCTTTTTTTGGATAGCCCTTTTTCTGATGCAAGTTAGTTTTGGAGCGTTTTATAACTTTTTTACTATTTACGAGACAGACCATCATATTAGTTTGGAAACAACCAGTTATTTATGGGCATTTGGCGTCATTTGTGAGATTGTGCTTTTTTATTTTCAAGCGCCTATTTTAAAGCGTTTTACGCTCTTAAATTTAGTACGCTTTAGTGTTTTAAGTACTGCTATTCGATGGTTTTTACTCTTTGCCTTTCCATCCTCTCTTTTTATCGCCTATTTCTCCCAATCTCTACATGCCTTTAGTTTTGCCCTTCATCACACGGCAGCACTTTCTCTTTTATACACCCTTTACACTCATAAAAAGCTAGCTGCTCAATTTTATTATGGTATCTCTTTTGGTTTAGGTGGATTTGTGGGGGCACTATTGGCAGGCTATTTTTACGGAAGTTATCTCTATTTGTATGCTAGTGCCGTAGCACTACTGGCGTTGATCAGTTTGCTCTTTTTCAAGGTGAGAGAATAAAATTTTTAAGATAAATTTGCTCAACTTCATAACCAAAACTCTCTTTCAAAAACTCTTTTAACTCCTCTTTCAAACGCTCTTTGCCTTCATTTGTCTCTAAACCTTTAGCTTCCATCTCATTTAAATAACGTAAAACAGCGTTACGTACATTTTGCATATCAGACTGAATCGCTTTTTTATTCTCAGCATTTCTCATTTCAAGGGCGATATCTGCCTTTAAAATCTTAAATTTTGGAGACTTGATATTGATATAAATCGTATCAAGACTGACTTCATTAGCACTACTGCTTCCTTTTGAACTTTTAGTACTAGAAACACCCTCATAAGAAGATCGCTTACCATCATCGTTAAGTGCATAATTAATCATAAAAATTCCAAGAAGAATCAAAACTGCGATAAAAGCCAGTGAAATCTTTAATAATCGTTCGTTAAACATTAGCGTTTACTCCAAAGTTTTTCATCCAATTTAAAATGCTTCACAATGCCTATCATCATTGATAAAAGCTCCACATACTCTTTGATATAAGAGAATTTCAATAAGGACTTCCACAATATCGGCTCAAAAAGCGCTTTGTTGTACTCTATGGCAATATAAATTTTAGAATCCACGAAAGAGAGGTAAAGATTTTTACCACTTTTTTGGCGTAACTGCACGATTTTTTCCATCAAAGAGTGCGTCAAAATATAACGACTCTCAATAGGATCGTTCCCATAAACAACAAAATAACTCTCAAATAGACTATCATCCAGTTTGATGAGTTCACCCCTGCTCTGGTTGATACTTTGCAACCATGAACCTAAAACCCCAAGCATACGCTCTGCATGATCAGGTAAAACCACCACATTCGTCTGAAAATTTTTATTAAAATCGGCTACAAAAAAGAGTCCTGAAAAGATATCCTTCCACTCCTCTTTGCCATTTTTTGTACGATACTTTTTTTCTACATGTAAATCGCAAAACTGAACGCTAACGCCCTCAATCACCCCTTCGATTAAATCACTCCCGCTATAACGGTCATACTGTTCAAGAAAAAGCTCACTCTTTTGATAAGCATCTTCTAAAAGATAACGATGTTTATAGTATGCCAAAGAAGCATCTAAAAAATGGATGATTTTTTCAATCACATGGTCTTTAAAGAGCATACTGTATCCCGCACTTTCGTGACGATAGACAAACATGAAAAGCATAAACGCTCCCATGAAAGAGAGTGCCAATGCCTCAAGAGAGATAAAATGGAATTGATAACGTAAGAAAAAATAGGTTGCTATTGCTAAACAAAAGAGAAAAAATGCGGCTTTTTTTAATTTTGAGACAATGACCAATCGGTCTTGCTCTAAGACTTGAAGTTCAGGGTACATCGATTCGTAGTAATAATCCACAATCGATGCACGTTTTTTCATAAGACAACGCTACTTTTGAAAAAGGTTTTTAACATCGACATTGTGACGCTCTTGCGAAGGAATATTAAACACTTCTTTGCGTCTTAATTTCATAAAACCTGCCATCACATTCGTAGGGAACATCTCAATCGCATTGTTATAATCGGTCACACTTTGATTATACGCACGGCGTGCCGCAGAAATCTGTTCTTCAATCTCATGCAAAGTACCTTGCAGATGTAAAAAGTTTTCATTGGCTTTAAGCGCCGGATAGTTTTCAACCGCAACCATTAAGCCATTTAGCATGGAACTTAGCTCTTTATCTAAAGCGATTTTTTCATGACTGTAAAGATTGTATTGAAGTGCTTGAGTACGCAATGCGGTTATTTTTTCGAGCGTTTCACGCTCATGTACCATATACTCTTTGACACTCGCAACGAGGTTTGGAAGAAGGTCGTAGCGTTTTTTTAAAACCGCATCAAGCCCTGCAAAAATATTTTCAACGTGATTGGTTTTAGAAATAAGCGTGTTATACATAAAGATAACACCCAGAAGAATCACACCTAAAACAATGAGAAGTGTCTGCATGATAACCCCTAAATTTGAGAGATTTTGCCACGTTTAAATGGCAAAATCTTTTTACATGTAAAGAATCTTTTAACGACTCATACGTTTACGTACAGTTGGGTCAAGGTATTTTTTACGAATACGAATGTTCGTTGGTGTGACCTCTACCAATTCGTCATTTTCAATCCACTCAAGCGCTAACTCAAGGTTCATTTTTCGAGGTGGAACCAGCTTAATCGCTTCATCCGCTCCACTACTTCTTACGTTACTTTGTGGTTTACCCTTAATTGGGTTAACATCTAAATCGTTCGGACGTGAATGCTCACCAATAATCATACCCGCATAGACTTTAACTTGTACATCAATAAATAAAATACCACGCTCTTGTAAACTAAAGAGTGAGTAACCCATCGCTGTACCCGTCTCCATAGAAATCAATGCGCCATTTTTACGATGTTCAACTTCACCACTTAAAGGACGGAACTCTAAGAAAGAGTGGTTCATCACACCCTCACCTTTGGTATCGGTCAAAAACTGTCCACGAAAACCAATCAAACCACGCGCAGGAATTTCAAACTCAATTCTCGTTTGTCCATCACCCGTTGGGTTCATCGCTTTCATTTCCGCTTTTTTACGACCTAATTTCTCAATAACCGCACCCGCAAACTCATCAGGTACATCAATAACTAAATGCTCAAATGGCTCCATTTTAACGCCATTTTCTTCTTTAACAATAACCTCAGGGCGCCCAAGTGAAAACTCAAAACCCTCACGTCTCATATTTTCAGCCAAAATGGTGATTTGAAGCTCCCCTCGTCCTGAAACTTTAAATTTACCCTCACCCTCAGACTCATATCGCATTGCAATGTTCGTCTTCATCTCAGCTTCAAGGCGTTCTGCAAGTTTATTTGACGTTACATACTTACCCTCAAGTCCTGCAAAAGGAGAATCATTAACGCCAAAAACAACAGAGAGAGTTGGCTCTTCAATGTGCAATGGATCAAGTGGCATTGGATTAGCAGGATCAACTAAGCTATCACCCACATCAAGGGTTTCAAAACCAGCCACTGCGACAATATCGCCACTTTCTGCTT carries:
- a CDS encoding MFS transporter produces the protein MIFFKISSFFFFYFVVTGVYVIFMPKILQMLGYSALQIGIIFALAPLMRFIVPFFFLKHFKLTQKTFYIALIGAMIAVLLFYSSIHNFYFFMLPNMLLGACLGLILPYIETYAMEHLQKERYGKSRLFGSIGFMLIAIILARHLDDYANGLHYLLFAIGLTAFFAFWLTYNNPNFTPSSEENEPFNLLHVSFFWIALFLMQVSFGAFYNFFTIYETDHHISLETTSYLWAFGVICEIVLFYFQAPILKRFTLLNLVRFSVLSTAIRWFLLFAFPSSLFIAYFSQSLHAFSFALHHTAALSLLYTLYTHKKLAAQFYYGISFGLGGFVGALLAGYFYGSYLYLYASAVALLALISLLFFKVRE
- the frr gene encoding ribosome recycling factor, with amino-acid sequence MELNKVYADQKEHMEKCIAALKRDFTTIRSGKVSISILDNIHVDYYGTPTALNQVATILATDATTITITPWEKKMLREIEKAIMQANIGVNPNNDGESVKLFFPPMTTEQRKESAKQAKAMGDKAKIAIRNVRKDANDQVKKLEKDKLITEDQSKKGQDEVQKITDATVTKVDDLVKEKEAEVLKI
- a CDS encoding DUF3137 domain-containing protein; the encoded protein is MKKRASIVDYYYESMYPELQVLEQDRLVIVSKLKKAAFFLFCLAIATYFFLRYQFHFISLEALALSFMGAFMLFMFVYRHESAGYSMLFKDHVIEKIIHFLDASLAYYKHRYLLEDAYQKSELFLEQYDRYSGSDLIEGVIEGVSVQFCDLHVEKKYRTKNGKEEWKDIFSGLFFVADFNKNFQTNVVVLPDHAERMLGVLGSWLQSINQSRGELIKLDDSLFESYFVVYGNDPIESRYILTHSLMEKIVQLRQKSGKNLYLSFVDSKIYIAIEYNKALFEPILWKSLLKFSYIKEYVELLSMMIGIVKHFKLDEKLWSKR
- a CDS encoding RDD family protein — translated: MRWRESKKGIKKEMPNKAPLYRIAPFSRRLKAFIVDSFMLLMPILYIVFYLVFGSREGFAEHMVEGWVLILLSYGVLSTLFLVRKGQTPGYKAYEIELKELSSLKTPSWQRILLRYSVMVITTATLFGLLVPLFRKDKQALYDLLSRTAPFCK
- a CDS encoding polysaccharide deacetylase family protein, with product MKSFWLLVCFSMMMWADAHIFVYHRFNDARHPSTNTSLEALRKEFDYFKMHGYEVIPLERLVRALYNKENIPDHWVVLTIDDNYKSFYEHGLALFKEYNYPFSMFVYVGATENNYGDFMSWEQLRETAKYGALEFHSFNHPHMHELSDADLKKDFEVGLELFEKHLGMKPRYFSYPFGEFSPRVKAIASSYGFEAIVNQNMGAVASFSDPMDLDRSALVGKSDLAGFLKYKALEATWIEPLTLMENGALTSLHVKTQTSASKGGIYISGYGYEALNLSEGVFQTNINKIAIKERTRVMISVGNKISTKLLVKDNYGTK
- the typA gene encoding translational GTPase TypA — encoded protein: MQEFRNIAVIAHVDHGKTTLVDELLKQSGTYSAHQKVEERAMDSNDLEKERGITILSKNTAIRYKETKINIIDTPGHADFGGEVERVLKMVDGVLLLVDAQEGVMPQTKFVVKKALSIGLCPIIVVNKIDKPAADPDRVIDEVFDLLVALGANEQQLEFPIIYAAARDGYAKYSMDDENKNLEPLFETIIKHVPAPSGKAENPLQLQVFTLDYDNYVGKIGIARIFNGTIKKNETVLLAKADGEQVRGRISKLIGFHGLERIDINEAESGDIVAVAGFETLDVGDSLVDPANPMPLDPLHIEEPTLSVVFGVNDSPFAGLEGKYVTSNKLAERLEAEMKTNIAMRYESEGEGKFKVSGRGELQITILAENMRREGFEFSLGRPEVIVKEENGVKMEPFEHLVIDVPDEFAGAVIEKLGRKKAEMKAMNPTGDGQTRIEFEIPARGLIGFRGQFLTDTKGEGVMNHSFLEFRPLSGEVEHRKNGALISMETGTAMGYSLFSLQERGILFIDVQVKVYAGMIIGEHSRPNDLDVNPIKGKPQSNVRSSGADEAIKLVPPRKMNLELALEWIENDELVEVTPTNIRIRKKYLDPTVRKRMSR
- a CDS encoding flagellar basal body-associated FliL family protein — encoded protein: MFNERLLKISLAFIAVLILLGIFMINYALNDDGKRSSYEGVSSTKSSKGSSSANEVSLDTIYINIKSPKFKILKADIALEMRNAENKKAIQSDMQNVRNAVLRYLNEMEAKGLETNEGKERLKEELKEFLKESFGYEVEQIYLKNFILSP
- the pyrE gene encoding orotate phosphoribosyltransferase, with the translated sequence MDVAQIYKDANALLEGHFLLSSGKHSRYYLQSAKVLEDPKVAETLAIALAKMIQAHGIEIDTICSPALGGVLAGYELARALGKRFIFAERVNGEMTIRRGFEVKKGEKILVCEDIITTGGSALEAAKVAQSMGGEIVGFAALANRGFCKRIGSDVSAKPTCKLPNDAPFFALADFEFDIYEPNECPLCKEGSVAYKPGSRGN
- a CDS encoding LemA family protein; the protein is MQTLLIVLGVILLGVIFMYNTLISKTNHVENIFAGLDAVLKKRYDLLPNLVASVKEYMVHERETLEKITALRTQALQYNLYSHEKIALDKELSSMLNGLMVAVENYPALKANENFLHLQGTLHEIEEQISAARRAYNQSVTDYNNAIEMFPTNVMAGFMKLRRKEVFNIPSQERHNVDVKNLFQK